The Xiphophorus maculatus strain JP 163 A chromosome 7, X_maculatus-5.0-male, whole genome shotgun sequence region acaattctgAACAGTTTCTTTGTTGGACAATCACATCAAATCcagataaaatatgttgaagtttgtagtttttatttttttaaatgagagcATAAAATCCAGGGTTAAAACCCTAaagaaaagtgtatttttattagACTACATTTACCAGCAGCCTGTCTGCACCTGCTGCACTGTCTCTATGAAACCAGTATCGAAGCATGCCttacccccccaccccccaataGTGACATTTGACCTCTAGTAATCAACAGACAGAGGGGTGCCTGTGACATCAGAAGACTTCAGCCTCAGCTGCTGCTGAGCGGGGTCACACCCTCCCGTCTCCCTCCACCTCTGGAAATAGACCCTGTTGCTAAAGACGTTACATAAGTGCTGCTTTGTTGAGTGGATGATTAATGGGCTCAGAAGCCCCGAGATTTGTTTAATCTATTTCAGTGTCTGTTCCTGCTTGTATGAGGCGTATTCTAGGAAGGAAGTGGATGTTCCAACGCTTCGCTGATGCTAGTGGTTATTTTTCCGTCCGTCTCTCCTAGGAGGATGGCAGCACGAATCTGTAGTTAAGGAAACCGAAATGTagagaaataaacacaatgtTGTTTGATTTGCCTGCATGGAAGACATGAAGGTTTGGCTGCAACAGGTTGTGTAATCTGGAATATGACATAAGATGGACAGATAGAGATTTTATGAGTTCACTAAAATGCCACATTAGtgaattctatttatttttttatattttcacaaggaagcattgttcattttaatgccaGTTTCTCAAAATGATGTTTTGCCTCCCAATCAGCTGAtgggtttaaaataaaatcccaaaaactatgaaacctgaaaaaacacaagaatCATCAGTGACATAAAATTGTGctaattggaattacaaaaatcaATTCGGTTAATAGAAACAGGtcagttttgacaaaaaaaaccccaactcaTTTTCATAAGTTTTTGTGGTACAATGCGGTAAGTTTTTGTGGCCATAACCAAATTAGTATTTAATGTATCAGTGCTTACAGGAAGTCGTCCACTTTTATACAAACTCACtgcaatattatattttatatgtttatggATCAGAGAGATATTACTGctaacagcgtcacagaaccttTAAAACCAAAACGTCCCTTTAAGATGAGTGACATCATCTGGAATTTTCATTatgaaaaaaactcagagatAATTAAGGCCACAATATTAAACTCAGCATGATTGTTTGTCATATAAAagctgccatggcaacagcgTATAAAAAGAACTGGTattaaaagcactttaaagTGACTCATTTCTAGAAATGTCAAAAGTTTGAGATTAGATGTTTTCCTCATAGTTCATTTCCTtcctgaaaaaagaaacttatttcATCAGACTTTCTGACAGAACAGACTGATGACatgaatgcataaataaatacaagagtCTCGTGTTGCTATGTTAAGAATATTTTATAGTTGAATATTTTCTCTGGCAGGTGTTAGCTGTATTAGGTACAGACACTGCTCTCCAGTTTTCCCTCCAGTCAGTGTGAGTCTCATCTTGATCCGTCCGGGTTAGCACAAATAGAATCTGAAACATTATATACATACGATACAAAAATAGATTTCACGAAAAGGATCATAAATCGACAGCAGGAAgctttataaaattacaaatatgtttctgttacaaaaagccttttttgtttaaataactCTTCCAGCTCAGGTTTAGGATGAGAGAGTGGAGCCTGGAGTGTCCGTCAGGATGATGTTAGCGATCCAAACTCGTTTTAGTTCCAGTTCTACAGAAAGCAGATTGAGAACGTCCCTGCAGCACATAGTCCAGAAAGTGTGTGTGGACCGGCTGCAGCAGCCTTCAGggttctgctgctgttctctCCAGCTGCATCCTGCTGGGCAGCTGACCAGGCGCATTTTAACTGCTCAGCGACGGTCCAGAAATCCACTCCCTCCCTCCGTCATGGCTATGCTCCAAGGTGACAGAGAGCTCCTGGGTCACATGCCTGAcgacagacagacggacagagAGACACCATCAGGGATCTGAGTCACCGAATCTATTCTCAGAGCGGCAGACGCTTGATTTAATAGGCTGGACGTCGTAAAGCCGTCGTTctctgaagtaaataaaaattcatacattcgtgaaaaaataattacaggaTCAATATCGAAATATGCAGTATCGCATACCTCTAATGTCTACTGACTGGAAGGACGGACAGATTTTCCTGAATGCCCCTGGATCTACTTACAGCAAATCCACACAGACACTGCTACAAATGAGAATTGTAGTAATCATGCTAATTTCACATGTTAGCTCTGTGATCAAGACCAATGTTTGGACCTGATAGTGAGAACCTGCTGAAATACAGACTGTGTACTCCTAGTATTAATAATTCTGAATGGATCATGAGGAAAAggctttttgaatttttttatagTTCCATATATTAAGTTCATATCCACTGTTGTTTTAAAAGGACATTGTTGAAAgaactaaacatatttttacatctgccaaaaaatttaaaaggctatttgctgtaatttgtttagtaaaatgttaaaaacatatgTTGTAATTAATTTGTAGTTTCACTGTGTCTCATAAACTGATTTTACTGCAGTTATTGTGTTTCagtgctgcagagaaacagctctgtaactgttgttttttattttaccattaacattttattggtaAAGCAGTTTAATATTTAACCTACTCAGAATGTTATAAAAAGTTTAATGCTGTTATTTATAGttaattaaagagaaaacaaaatgtttaaatctaaTATTGCTAGGTCAGAGCTTTATAAGCTTAGGGATACAAGATGGAGTTACATGTGCaaacaaaagtagaaaaagatCCAGGAAGCTGGAGTTGTCGCTGCTTCCTGCTAATTTCACAACGCTAGCAGAAGAGTTCTTCACAGTCGGGTGACAAGGTGACAGGCGACCCCATGTCTGTCTGTGTCTGATGTAACCCAAGACGTCTGCACAGCATGTCCAAGGCCCTTCATAATCCTGACACATCATTGTGTCTTGGAAAGCAGAGGGTAGCGCCTCCCGTGGCGCTCCGTGAGCGGTCGTTAGCATAGCTGACACGCAACTGAACGCCCACGCTAATCCCAAAGAGCGGCGGGCACCGTGGCGCAGGGCGGCTTAATCACACTGGTTCTGACAGACTTCAACACTCACTCTCTAATGTCCGGTCCAGGTCGGCGATGAAGTCCTCCAGTTCTTTGGTGTCACCCAGTTTGGCTGCTGGGGGCGGGACAGAAAGATGTGTGGCGTTAAATGATGCTCCGTTTATTTTCTGTGTGATGTTTATCTGATTGTAGAGCTTCTGAAATGCTCCATAGTGCCGCAGATTTGGATTTCTCTGGGTTTAATGAAGGAATATATGGAAGAATGAGAGGGCCAAACAAAGACCATGGTGTAAAATAACTTTTGGTTcagaagtaaaaatgtattaaattattttaatattatatctccattacttttgcttttttcactaaatttaaaattttttcaaCATGGTATTTCAATTAATGTCAAATGTTAACATTAATGGAACGACCCCATTCAGCCtttaatagttttcttttgtttgttttttgacttGTTTATCTGTGTGTGCACAGGCTgagaaaaatatgagaataGTAATATCTTGTCTTCTCTTCTAAACACATAAAACGGTGAATTTACAAGCTGGAAGTTTCTTTCTATTAAAAGACGGTTGCTCCTCCACACTGTCGCCCTGTTCTGTTGCATTTTAACTAGGGGTGTCCTGATACAttatttttcacttctgatGCAATATCACAGCTTTGAGTACTGGACGATACCAATATTGACCCAATGCAACATCAGCATGTATcataaatgacttattttatagTGTGGaatgttagaaaatgtttggcCAAGTGATATTCAGACAGACAACAACAGTCAACAACCAGTATGAGAACAACTGACctatttattattaatctatGGGTCTGACTGTGGGATACAACTGCTGCTGGATAGAAATCTTTTAGCTTATATCTGAGACTTCAAATGCAGGGCGATATATTCTAAAATCCATTTCTTTTGGCTGATATCAGACCAATTGTCTGATATCAATCAGATGATAAATTGAATCAAAATGGAGTACATGTTGTTGTAATGATTGTGAATATGCTTGTTGTGAATTAAATTACTTGAAGTTGTCTGGGGATTTAGCTTTATATAAACAgacatacaataaaaaaaagctttactCGACATATAGATACATagatataagaaaaaaactttaaaaaaacaaaactaaaagcacTAATCCTcctgtgaattttgcattttgaactTGCTGATTCTTCCTTTTAttcctctttaaatctttgACATGTTTCTCCTTCCATAGAACCAGAGAAGGGAACAGTGAATGTATTAGAGGTGCTGAGCTCACGTTTGGGTGACATCAGCGGCGGGGAGGTTGTTGCGGGGGAGTGGGCGCTGGGGGAATTCAGCCTCTCGTCACTGAAGCTGAAGCTATTTCTGTTGAGCGAATCGGCACCTGTCAGGAAGACAAAAGACACACAGATTAATCTGACACCGACACGGCCAACTCTGATCTGTGTCAGAAGAGCAGCTTCGCTTCCGTCTGCATTCTCCGTTAATGACAGCCTTTATCTATGGCCTGTCATCTACATGTAGCGTGCGCACGTGGCCGGACTTTTTCCACAAAagtacaggaaaaaaaatacttttttttttccatgacagaaaatctgcaaaagaaGATCTGTTTAACTGTTGTTTGCTCTGCTGTCTGCCCCGTTTACATTCATTCGCTAATATACAAGTAGACCTGGGTAGCTATGAGATAcctgtatttaataaaatcccCATAGTTCCACAATCTTACAGTGGatacacaaaaatgaaaatagaaatatttaactttaatgcACGCacctaaagaaaaatacaaactaaatttaGTAGTAGTCTTTAATAACTGtgttatttttgagttttttatgcTTGCCAGCTTGAAGTAGCGTTCCCCTCATTAGAGTAACTTTAGATCCAAACAGCTTAATTTGTTTCTCTTGTAAGTTAAAGTGAAATAAGTGAAAACTGTAGGAGCTTGCATTCTGCCAGCTGACAGACAGTGCACAGCAACAAGTTGAGGAGAGATGACGCTGTTCAAAGATAAGAACCTCTTCTCTTCTcattaaaaacacttcaaagaGCAGAAAGACAGTAATTGTTTGCAGAGTTGAAACCTTGCAATCAGAGATGAACTAATCAGGAGTTACCTAACCGATATCCTTTTACAATTATTCTCCCCCAACATGCCAACTTTGGTTTTTTAACGATTGAAAAGGATTAAAAGGACTCAATGTGCTCCAGCGTCTTTGTTTATGGTTGGAGTAgttttaaaccaaacatttatgGATAAAATCAGACGTCTGCATAAGCTGCTTCAGTCTGACAGCTGTTGGTTGTTGAGTTTATTTACTGCGTTCaatttgaaaacagattttgctggatgataaattgacccagaagttattgcgataaaagATCATATTGTTTTGAGGTCATTTTTAAGCAATATGTTGGTAATGAAACAATGATGCAAGAACACGTTCTCAAAgatcaacaaactttaaattctattgaacatttaacactggcaatggaagacattttaaatattcaaaataaataaacaaaacaacagaaacaacaaataaaattaattataaagcttccaaaaaacaaaactgcccttcaaaaaaagagctggttgagaccaaggaaccaaactgaagacttttgtcatccagtttttggtagaaagagagaagagagaaactgatgaatcatgcaaatggaaatgattgaacATGTTTCAATTACCgtgtgattaactgatttattgctttttgcaACAGACCTATCAATAAGTCAAACTGAACTTGCCTCATTGCCATTCCTCCCCAGCTGTAAGTAAGAGGAGAAGGCGAGGCAGAACTCTGCGCTCCAGTCTGCAGCTTAACAGCGAGTCAGATGTCAAGCACCTACTTACTCCCCACTCTGACCCGCTCCCAGCAGGAGACAGGggtcaccacacacacacacacgcctacacacacccTCGTAAACTGGGAGTTAGCATCAGTGTTTGACTTGAACTCTCCAGGCACCTCTCTTATTCATCTCTGCATCGCTTCCGTCtttagttgttcttttttactGACACATCAACACGTCGGAGGGAAGCAATGGGTGGGTTTTCTTCATTCATCTGCCCCTTCATCTGCAGATCCATCCATCAGGCAGTGAGACAATAGGTCCTCCTTACACTGGACAGCTCTCTCTTCATTAGACTGCCTTGGAGAGGACAGGAATCTGAACCCTTGAGTAAATCCTGAGGCTCTTTAGCtccaaaaaacccaaaaacgaGTTCAGACACCTTCCTCCTGAGCCTGTACCGCATAAAAACTACCATATCTTAAAGATGAAGGTGTTTTTCtataatatattaaaacaatgtaaaccATATGTGATAGATAAACATATACTAAACACTAGTATAGACTAAAAAACCAACACTGCCGGCTCCTGTCTGTCCGCTGTGCTGCTTTCAGGAGTGAAGTAAAACCGGAGACGATAGTCTGAACACATTTTTAGTTCAAGCCTATGAAAACGACCCTAATGTAAACGTGCGTTGCATTTGAACGACAGTAATGTAGTTACTCATGCGTGATGTTTCAGATCCGTTTTGAACAGCAGCACATAGCTTAATGTCAAGTAGGTTATTTGTTGAGACTAGATTAACTTCTCACCACCACCGTTTGAAAAAATCCCTGATCTTGAATATCCCAAAACCATAAAAGTCTTTTTTCCACACCTTTCATTGGAAGTCTAACCTACTTGTACATGTGTGTGGGGGGAAAGCATTTCCACATATGCGGGGCTGGAGGATACTTTTCTCTGTGTGTCAGCATTTGACTCTGACCCAGCTGAGTATCTGGAGCCAGCTCCACAGCTGGGgtagacagttttttttaaaaccactcTATGGTCGAGTAATATATGAATATGTGACAGCTGTAACCCAAATTATACTACGGTGGATCTAATCTTTACTCAGATTTGAGGGGGGAAAAGAAACTTCCACTGCTGTTTGTTGAACGGCAGAGTGGGCCAAGATGAAAGCTAACCAAGCTAATAGcagtccagcagggggcaccaGAGAGATTTGATTTTTTAACTTCATATCTGTTAAATTTtaaccttttacttttattccaAATTTAGAACATCTTATTTAGTAATTTTTCCAATTAGAATTGTATTTAGAATTTAAAGTAACTAACTAATAGCTTCCTTATGTATGTTAACAGTCACAAAGCAATATGTTTGTGGTGAAAGGACGTTCAAAAGTGTCACAGTCCAACGGGAATCAATAATCAGAGGAATGGAGTAGTGTAGCATTAATTTAtgaaatatgtatatatataatattttatttttgaaaaaccttatataattttatagtaatttatgatttatttcatCTGTCAGCCCCACCAATCAGAGCTCAGTGGGCGGGGCTACAGTTTCAGTTACTAAGTAACACCATGAGGTAACTGTTACTTCATGGTGCACTGGAGCAAATGAGCTATAACATAACTGTCGAAATGTCATTATCTTAACACATATTACAcaaacttttatatatatatatatatatatatatatatatatatatatatatatatatatatatatatatatatatatatatatatatattgcaaatatatgcaaatattaTACATTTGCATTATTAAATTACAgcatcttatatatatatatatatatatatatatatatatatatatatatatatatatatatatatatatatatatatatatatatacagtgacgtgcggtgaggttcatagctggtgaggcactgacgtcatcagaatcagatttgcaaatagatgcatagattgacagcagtttacaggttatgtttcacttctgcatccttacacatacaaactgtagctcacaaaatctatcgctgcacttgacttgcttcccgaatcgtttagcctagctcgctgtcacttactcggcagttgaggagtgaacaagacgaacgtctgggatcttgagcgccccctgccataaggcaagagaactgcctgcctcacctcgaacctgttctctgccgtttataatcgctcattacacgaaacacgttacacaaacacagttggtgacaaaaagcactgtacattatatacataagctaaattattggaaataagttcacatattaaatttgtttaaaccattttattgacgccgtacagcaacatgctctctccgcttagcagccagcgcagagccaggggttgcgcaatccaaggtgaggcagagctcgctgctgcctcaccggcatcgcttccaagcatttgaatgggaaaataagaaaattcagcgattttgaacaaataaaaatcgaaattggtgaagctacatgaaaattaaatattttttagtacaaaccaccggatgaatataacaatttaaattactttatgattatatatgttctttctttccatgatggctggtgaggcactgcctcacctgcctcccctgaccgcacgtcactgtatatatatatatattagaaatgATAAATGGCTTATATTGTGTGAACAGTGAATAATTCTAATGCACTTATATTTCACTGATctatgtctgttttgttttatttttatggccaAACGTTTGCATGATTTATGTATTGCATTCTGATTGATCTGCAGTGTTATTTATTAGATAATGTGACGTTCCTGGTCACATTCTGTCATACAGTGAGTTTAAACAACTTATTATTGGCTTATTAATTACACACATCTTAAATTGCAACATATGCAGCCAAGGAcggtcaattaaaaaaaaaaaaacatggaagtgatttttcacttacaaaaaaagaaaaacccataAGAAAAACAGATTCAGCCTTTGAACCCATAAAACCTgaggctggttctgttcagaaagttactgtgtatttaaacccacaaatTCTGGCTTGCAAGCTTCTATTTAGGTGACACGAAGATAGAAAAGGCCACATGGAAAGAAAAGCCGCTCAGGGAGGAAGAGGTAACACTCACTGTCGGTGTCGCTGATGCCGCTGTCGCTGACGCTCgcgctgctcctcctcttcaccGTCTTCAGGTGCTCGTCGTACCTGAAGTGTCGCTTCTCCACGGGCGACGTGAAGTCTTCTATTACCGCGTCGAACTCGCACAGGACGTCGCTCAGGTCCTCCTCCTTGGCGAACTTCCCTGCAAAACGGAGGAGGCAGCAGCTGTCACTTCTACAGTTTAGGTCATTATTATACATGAAACCCTCCGACCAGGTGGCAGAGGGGCACGAAGCCAGAGGTAATAAGAGTggtagtaaataataaaaatggacCTACCTGGAGTCTTCAGTTTCGGGGACTTCATGATGCCACCAGTCGGGTTTTAGAATATCCGGAAACTTCCTAAAACTGTCCGTATAATAAAATATCTCAGTCTGTCCCAGCGAGGAACGGTGAAGCTCTGATGCTCTGCGAGTATAAGCCCTCAGGCCGAGAGCTGGCGCGCGCCTTTAAACGAGCCCGACTCGAAGGGGGCGGCGcgtgtgtgtctgagtgttCATGTTGGCGCGCGTGACCAATAAAACTTTTCCCGGTTAAACTGCACCgccccctcccccctcccctcAAAAAAGATGTTTGTAAACAACCGTGGTGTTAGCCGCCAAGAGGAGCAGTAATGCTCATGTTCTTCTGATGAGGATCCAGTTGCTGTGTCACCAGGCAGACCATAATACCCAGTGACCACACGGACATACAAGAACCAGCATCATCTTCAGTCATATCTGGGGGTTATTAAGGGATCAGGCGCTAATATCAAATATTATAACCTGCTATTATTATCCCAAGGCGCTATGCCAGGCGGGAAATAAAGGAAATACAGCCTTGGGAAAACGAAGTAAGTACACTGAGTCCATCTAAGGGAAAAAATAGCAGCCATGTAAAAACTtcctaatttgttttttgttgtgttttttttgttttgtttgttttttacttgttCTATGAAATGTAGACCAAAAATAATTCTGGGTTCTTTTAATACAACCAGGTTAGGTTATGAGTTTGATGGATGGTTTCACAATACAGTTTGTTAAATTAACTACTTTGACTAATGTTAAGATAGTAAATGAGTATGTTGAATAAGACTTAAATTTGTATGGGACTTGGGTTAAAATTAacgttttttttatattctatataaaaaatatgaaaatgcaaaatgaatagacaacatattttctaataacatttctacagaaaacttataaaacagaaaagttttataACCTTGTTTATATGTCATCCGTAGCCGTTGTATATTAACTTTACGACCAATTTTCTGGTCACAGTGATTATTGAGCATAATAGTAGCTTAATAAAAGGCCAATTTTATGTCAACtaacatcaacaaaaaacacttaattcactttttttgtctcttattgTAGCAGAGACATGTCATACTGCAGACAGTTTGTAGAAAACTGAACAAGTAAAAGACTGAAAGCTATCagctaaatacaaaaatgaGAATCTATTTGACGGTTTTAATTGCTAAGATTAGATAAAGTGGGTGGTTTCCCCAAACTAGTTATTAGCCTTCCACCAcgtttttctatttatttcaaattcacAGCAATTTGACATCTGCCAAATAAAGATAAGAGAATGATTATGATCTGACAGGACTTGAATGCAGAAAATAGAAGTAATTTACAAGATATAGAAAGCATAAAACTGTTTCCTCAGACAAACATCTCCTAAGTCTTCCTGTTTTTGCAGAGTTCGTGCCTTCATGATCTCTGAGCTTAATAACTGTGAGACAGGTTTATGTACCTGGCGGGGTGTTCAGGCCAAATCTGTGAGCAAAACCAAGCTTATGCTGCCATCTGCCGGCAGAACATCAAAGCTGACAAGACCAGCAACTAAAGACCAACTTCCGAACCAAACCTGAAAGGTTTAGACACAACTTCGAAGTCGAATAGTTTAAATCGAAGTTAGTCGAAGACTGAGGTGAAATGCTGGACGCACTTAAATCCAATGGACAGGCGTAAAAACTTTTCTGAGACCACTACTCATTTTACAAGCTAGTCACGTTGTCTTCCGAGTTTGTTTTCATCCCTAATTTTTTCAATCAGTCAGTAGAAATACTACTGCTAACCCTACTCAGAGGAGATTACTTGGTTATTTCTTAAGATGCCAAACGTGATGCGCTCCATGTTCAGGGCTTATTCGAGTCTCACTTTGATTAATCAGTGAGgttgacactaaatacacaaagCCAGgaatcatatttattaaaacataataaattacaCATCTACTTACATATATACATTACTTCCGTTCCATTTCCTATTGTATTTGTAAGCCTAAAAATgttatatagatatatattgcaaacacacaaaaaagtggTGTCTAATTTGTGTTATAGCTCATGAGGGAAGATGACGTAACAGTTATACTGACATCTAGTGGTCAGGAGAGAGTTTGCTAATAACTTCCAGTCAAGTTTTCT contains the following coding sequences:
- the rgcc gene encoding regulator of cell cycle RGCC isoform X3, which encodes MKSPKLKTPGKFAKEEDLSDVLCEFDAVIEDFTSPVEKRHFRYDEHLKTVKRRSSASVSDSGISDTDSADSLNRNSFSFSDERLNSPSAHSPATTSPPLMSPKPKLGDTKELEDFIADLDRTLESM
- the rgcc gene encoding regulator of cell cycle RGCC isoform X2: MKSPKLKTPGKFAKEEDLSDVLCEFDAVIEDFTSPVEKRHFRYDEHLKTVKRRSSASVSDSGISDTDSADSLNRNSFSFSDERLNSPSAHSPATTSPPLMSPKPKLGDTKELEDFIADLDRTLESEC
- the rgcc gene encoding regulator of cell cycle RGCC isoform X1, whose amino-acid sequence is MKSPKLKTPGKFAKEEDLSDVLCEFDAVIEDFTSPVEKRHFRYDEHLKTVKRRSSASVSDSGISDTDSADSLNRNSFSFSDERLNSPSAHSPATTSPPLMSPKPAKLGDTKELEDFIADLDRTLESM